From the Candidatus Saccharimonadaceae bacterium ML1 genome, one window contains:
- the ruvB gene encoding Holliday junction branch migration DNA helicase RuvB, with protein MAIERIVDTSAHDDDGAEQQIEVTLRPQTFDEYVGQERLKRNLRLAIEAAKKRGEPIDHVLLYGPPGLGKTTMAGVIAHEMGAGLRVTSGPAIEKAGDLASILTNLADGDILFIDEIHRLGRAVEEVLYSAMEDYKLDIVIGKGPAARSVRLDLPHFTVIGATTRTGSLAAPLRDRFGHIYRLEFYTPADIAQIVRRSAAILATAIDKKAAELLSTRARLTPRIANRLLRRVRDYADVNGDGIIDMPTAQQALQLLEVDDLGLDPADRQLLSAMLKNYGDNPVGLTTIAALTGDEASTIEDFYEPYLLQIGFIERTPRGRRVTPRARKHLNL; from the coding sequence ATGGCAATTGAACGAATCGTTGATACTAGCGCGCATGATGACGATGGCGCGGAGCAGCAGATTGAAGTAACTTTGCGTCCGCAGACGTTTGATGAGTATGTCGGTCAGGAGCGGTTGAAGCGCAACTTGCGTTTGGCGATTGAAGCGGCGAAGAAGCGCGGCGAGCCGATTGACCATGTGCTGCTGTACGGGCCGCCTGGTCTTGGCAAGACAACGATGGCAGGCGTTATCGCGCACGAAATGGGTGCCGGGTTGCGCGTGACAAGCGGTCCGGCGATTGAGAAAGCGGGCGACTTGGCGTCTATTTTGACGAACTTAGCAGACGGCGATATATTGTTTATCGATGAAATTCACCGGTTGGGCCGGGCAGTAGAGGAAGTATTGTATAGTGCGATGGAAGATTACAAATTGGATATCGTCATCGGCAAAGGGCCGGCGGCACGAAGCGTGCGGCTGGACTTGCCGCATTTTACTGTCATTGGCGCAACGACGCGGACGGGTAGCCTGGCAGCTCCCTTGCGCGATCGGTTTGGGCATATTTACCGGTTGGAGTTTTATACGCCGGCAGATATTGCACAGATCGTGCGCCGCAGTGCTGCTATTTTAGCGACGGCGATTGACAAAAAAGCCGCGGAGCTGCTGAGTACTCGGGCGCGCTTGACACCACGAATCGCTAACCGGCTGCTTAGGCGGGTGCGTGATTACGCTGATGTGAACGGCGACGGTATCATTGATATGCCGACAGCCCAGCAAGCGTTGCAGCTGCTAGAAGTGGATGATTTGGGACTTGATCCCGCCGATCGGCAATTGCTGAGCGCAATGCTTAAAAATTATGGCGATAATCCAGTGGGCTTGACTACTATCGCAGCGCTGACCGGCGACGAAGCGAGTACGATTGAGGACTTCTACGAGCCGTATTTACTGCAAATCGGCTTCATTGAACGCACACCGCGCGGTCGGCGCGTAACGCCGCGGGCGCGCAAGCATTTGAATTTGTAG
- a CDS encoding transglycosylase domain-containing protein: MKPARMGRYANLGRQKSPHRRPKWTPPGKLGEFVTWWRGLPAKKKALFIVLPILAFLIIVPVVTYIMLANDIKDPERLMNRNNTGIVLQDTNGKAFYSVGRAEHRSDVALANISDSMKKALIASEDKDFYKHGGFNPLSILRALVTRTGGGSTLTQQLVKNTLLSDEHSYFRKYQELFMAIAVEQNYSKDQILAMYLNSVYFGENAFGVEEAAKAYFNTTPDKLDVAQSAMLVGLLPAPTAYSPISGNKNYAKERQNTVLSRMVKNGFITEDQKNAAATQELAYGAGAKKNEASIAPHFAEMVISQLSKKYGYEKVMRSGYQVKTTLDASAQQTLTGNIATQMKYINRMGGSNASGIIVDPTNGEVRALAGSADYNNEKWGKVNMVTTARQTGSSFKPIYYANALADGTITPATVFDDKVKDFGGGYVPRDADRRETSRGKASVRQALNWSLNIPSVEVMQKYGISKSISAAKKLGITTLSDNTSGYGLSLALGSAEIPLVEMANAYAAFANNGQQYDVTMVSEINNKFGKQIFAREHKGRQAISQQGAYLISNVLSDAATRARIFGSSITVPGNRTVAVKTGTTNDNRDAWAIGYNPQYVVGVWVGNNDNTVMRSGGSDMAGPIFKGTMSALLKGKADVKFNVPGGIVQRAVCRENGGLAAKAGGNTYNEYFMSGALPTESCNAEPTTISVCNLATGKVESIKEDEFSESKYSKDTANCKAAVEQVCDLSTGKVVSIDANEYNSTKYSRDTANCASSQRVTVCDTQTGKIVAIPKSQATASRYSRDTANCVAKDDDSDNDNTGGGTNNNGGSTTPSNPGGNTTPTNP; encoded by the coding sequence ATGAAACCGGCGCGCATGGGGCGCTATGCGAATTTAGGGCGGCAAAAGTCGCCGCACCGCCGTCCAAAGTGGACGCCGCCAGGCAAACTTGGCGAGTTTGTAACGTGGTGGCGCGGGCTGCCGGCGAAGAAAAAAGCGTTGTTTATCGTACTGCCGATTCTTGCATTTTTGATTATCGTGCCGGTTGTCACCTACATTATGCTTGCGAACGACATAAAAGACCCAGAGCGGCTAATGAACCGCAACAACACCGGAATTGTGCTGCAAGATACGAACGGTAAAGCGTTTTATAGCGTAGGACGGGCGGAACACCGCAGCGATGTGGCGCTCGCGAATATTTCTGACAGTATGAAAAAAGCGCTGATTGCCAGCGAGGATAAGGATTTTTATAAGCACGGTGGCTTTAATCCGCTGAGTATTTTGCGCGCGCTGGTGACGCGGACGGGCGGCGGCTCGACGCTGACGCAGCAGCTGGTGAAAAATACTCTGCTGAGCGACGAGCATAGTTATTTCCGTAAATACCAAGAGCTCTTTATGGCAATTGCCGTAGAGCAAAATTACTCGAAGGATCAGATTTTGGCGATGTATTTGAATTCGGTGTATTTCGGCGAGAATGCGTTCGGTGTCGAAGAGGCTGCGAAAGCGTATTTTAATACGACGCCGGATAAGCTTGATGTAGCGCAGAGCGCGATGCTCGTCGGGCTGCTGCCGGCACCGACCGCGTATTCGCCGATTAGCGGCAATAAAAATTACGCGAAAGAGCGTCAAAATACCGTGCTGTCGCGCATGGTGAAAAACGGCTTTATCACCGAGGATCAGAAAAATGCCGCCGCTACGCAAGAGCTTGCGTATGGCGCAGGCGCGAAGAAAAACGAAGCGTCGATTGCGCCGCATTTTGCGGAAATGGTAATTAGCCAACTGAGTAAAAAGTACGGTTATGAAAAAGTCATGCGCTCGGGCTATCAGGTGAAGACGACGCTCGACGCATCGGCGCAGCAAACGTTAACGGGTAATATCGCCACGCAGATGAAGTACATTAACCGTATGGGCGGCAGCAATGCGAGCGGCATTATCGTCGACCCGACGAACGGCGAAGTCCGCGCTCTGGCTGGCAGTGCCGACTACAATAATGAAAAGTGGGGAAAGGTCAATATGGTGACGACGGCGCGCCAGACAGGGTCAAGCTTCAAGCCGATTTATTACGCAAATGCCCTTGCTGACGGCACGATAACGCCCGCAACCGTATTCGACGACAAAGTGAAGGATTTCGGCGGCGGGTACGTCCCGCGCGATGCCGACCGCCGCGAAACGAGCCGCGGCAAAGCGTCGGTGCGCCAGGCACTCAACTGGTCGCTCAATATTCCGAGCGTGGAGGTGATGCAAAAGTATGGTATCTCGAAGTCGATTAGCGCTGCTAAAAAACTTGGCATCACCACGCTGAGCGACAACACGAGCGGCTATGGTTTGTCGTTGGCGCTTGGTTCGGCGGAAATTCCGCTGGTCGAAATGGCGAATGCGTACGCAGCGTTTGCAAACAACGGGCAACAGTACGATGTGACAATGGTGTCGGAAATTAACAATAAATTCGGCAAGCAAATCTTTGCACGTGAGCATAAGGGACGGCAGGCGATTAGCCAGCAGGGCGCATATTTGATTTCAAATGTACTGAGCGATGCTGCGACGCGCGCCCGGATCTTCGGCTCGTCAATTACAGTGCCGGGCAATCGTACGGTAGCGGTCAAGACAGGCACGACAAACGATAACCGCGACGCCTGGGCAATCGGCTATAATCCGCAATACGTCGTCGGTGTGTGGGTCGGCAATAACGACAACACGGTGATGCGCAGCGGCGGCAGCGACATGGCGGGTCCGATCTTCAAAGGCACGATGTCGGCGCTATTGAAAGGCAAGGCTGATGTGAAGTTTAATGTGCCGGGTGGTATCGTGCAGCGTGCTGTTTGCCGCGAGAACGGCGGTTTAGCGGCAAAAGCGGGCGGCAACACTTACAACGAATATTTCATGAGCGGCGCGTTGCCAACCGAAAGCTGTAACGCCGAGCCGACGACCATCAGTGTCTGCAACCTCGCGACGGGCAAAGTCGAGTCGATCAAAGAAGACGAATTTAGCGAGTCGAAATATTCAAAAGACACAGCAAACTGTAAGGCAGCGGTCGAGCAAGTTTGCGATCTCTCAACCGGCAAAGTCGTATCAATTGACGCAAATGAATACAATAGCACAAAGTACTCGCGCGACACTGCAAACTGCGCTAGTAGCCAGCGCGTCACCGTCTGCGATACGCAAACAGGCAAAATTGTCGCGATACCAAAGTCGCAGGCAACTGCTTCGCGCTATTCACGCGACACTGCAAACTGCGTCGCGAAAGATGATGATTCGGACAACGACAATACCGGCGGCGGAACAAACAATAATGGCGGCAGTACAACTCCGAGTAATCCGGGCGGCAATACGACGCCAACTAATCCGTAG
- the ruvA gene encoding Holliday junction branch migration protein RuvA — MIAHVFGTVAEKFNDSIVVDTGGVGYEIYVAASDFERFSVGSEAKIYTYHHVREQAEELFGFSSLAAKKLFQLLITVQGVGPKAALAILSLGEAEIVRNAIANADHAFIQKAAGVGKKTAERVVVDLSDKVGVPAAYDRADLLPQTSSNTADEALEALVALGYTLADAARALEGVDPALPTAERVTRALRG; from the coding sequence ATGATAGCGCATGTGTTTGGGACGGTCGCAGAGAAATTTAATGACAGCATTGTCGTCGATACTGGCGGCGTCGGCTACGAAATATACGTGGCGGCGAGCGATTTCGAACGTTTTAGCGTGGGCAGCGAGGCAAAAATCTACACGTATCACCATGTGCGCGAACAAGCCGAAGAGCTGTTTGGATTTTCATCGCTGGCGGCAAAAAAGCTATTTCAACTGCTCATCACCGTACAGGGCGTCGGGCCGAAAGCGGCGCTCGCAATCTTGAGCTTGGGCGAGGCAGAAATTGTTCGCAACGCTATTGCTAACGCCGACCACGCTTTCATCCAAAAAGCTGCCGGCGTTGGTAAAAAAACCGCCGAGCGTGTGGTGGTTGATCTGAGCGATAAGGTTGGCGTGCCGGCCGCATACGACCGCGCCGATTTATTGCCGCAAACTTCATCTAACACCGCCGACGAAGCCCTTGAAGCCCTCGTGGCGCTCGGCTACACACTAGCAGACGCCGCGCGCGCGCTTGAAGGAGTCGACCCGGCGCTACCGACAGCCGAGCGCGTGACGCGGGCGTTGCGGGGATAA
- a CDS encoding Transcriptional regulatory protein, producing the protein MSGHSKWATTHRQKAIVDAKRGAIFTKIGNQIAIAARGGTDPATNSALAMAIEKAKAANMPNANIQRAIDRVNDKNAAALEEVTYEAYGPGGVGIIVEAATDNKNRTYPEIRTALTKNGGTMADAGSVMFQFTRKGVIRVAATGEDALLQVLDAGAEDAVEESGGLTVYTDMKDLAKVRAALVQAGLNVEDAELQYVANNDVPVGDIETARKLMKVLDAVEELDDVTNVHTNADITVDIDE; encoded by the coding sequence ATGTCAGGACACAGCAAATGGGCGACGACGCATCGCCAGAAAGCGATTGTTGATGCTAAGCGCGGCGCTATTTTCACGAAAATCGGTAACCAGATCGCGATTGCGGCGCGCGGCGGTACCGATCCGGCGACGAACTCAGCGCTAGCAATGGCGATCGAAAAAGCAAAAGCTGCTAATATGCCAAATGCCAACATCCAGCGTGCGATTGACCGCGTGAACGATAAAAATGCGGCAGCGCTTGAAGAAGTGACGTATGAGGCGTACGGTCCAGGCGGCGTCGGCATTATTGTTGAGGCGGCGACCGATAATAAAAACCGCACGTATCCGGAAATCCGTACCGCATTGACCAAAAACGGCGGCACAATGGCAGACGCAGGCAGCGTGATGTTCCAGTTTACGCGCAAAGGCGTGATTCGCGTGGCGGCCACCGGTGAGGACGCGCTATTGCAAGTGCTTGATGCCGGCGCGGAAGATGCGGTTGAAGAAAGCGGCGGGCTGACTGTTTACACCGACATGAAAGATCTAGCAAAAGTCCGCGCAGCGCTCGTACAGGCCGGGCTGAACGTTGAAGATGCTGAATTGCAATATGTTGCTAATAACGACGTGCCGGTTGGTGATATTGAGACTGCGCGCAAACTGATGAAGGTGCTAGACGCAGTCGAAGAGCTGGACGACGTCACGAACGTCCATACAAACGCCGACATTACCGTTGACATTGACGAGTAG
- a CDS encoding BPH 2 domain-containing protein gives MSDDNAANGQQPVAYDAEGRPLYAAPVEPAHTQVTDSGKQVVHVARSTEPIPVHISEETRRKHQESVERFPWLNLSQHEYVISAVTRHSIGLWTPIILSLTGITLTAVCMFCYPDMAKRIGLPLAAYNQVIVIATMVMTLFAIGGYIAVWVYTQNRFFLTNESVIQEIQMSLFSKREQTVSLANIEDASYSQQGPLQTIFNYGSIRLSTEGDETTYRFHYVANPKHEIAILNNAVEAFKNGRPVGEGDD, from the coding sequence ATGAGCGATGACAACGCAGCGAACGGACAGCAACCAGTAGCATATGACGCCGAAGGGCGACCACTGTACGCTGCGCCTGTTGAGCCGGCACATACGCAGGTTACCGATTCTGGCAAGCAAGTCGTGCACGTTGCGCGTTCAACCGAGCCGATCCCCGTGCATATATCCGAAGAAACGCGCCGCAAACACCAAGAGTCTGTTGAGCGCTTTCCCTGGCTAAACTTAAGCCAGCACGAATATGTTATCAGCGCTGTGACGCGCCATAGTATTGGATTGTGGACGCCGATAATACTGTCGCTTACCGGCATCACGCTGACGGCGGTATGTATGTTTTGTTACCCCGACATGGCGAAGCGTATCGGGCTGCCGCTTGCGGCATACAATCAAGTGATTGTTATCGCTACGATGGTAATGACATTATTTGCAATCGGCGGCTATATCGCGGTGTGGGTGTATACGCAAAACCGTTTCTTTTTGACGAATGAGAGCGTGATTCAAGAAATCCAAATGAGCCTTTTCTCAAAGCGCGAGCAGACGGTAAGTCTGGCAAACATTGAGGATGCGAGCTATTCGCAGCAAGGGCCGCTGCAGACGATATTTAATTACGGCTCGATTCGGCTGAGCACTGAGGGCGATGAAACAACGTATCGTTTTCACTATGTCGCGAACCCGAAGCACGAAATCGCGATTTTGAATAACGCTGTTGAGGCGTTTAAGAATGGCCGTCCAGTCGGCGAAGGCGACGATTAG
- a CDS encoding lamin tail domain-containing protein, with amino-acid sequence MNVMRRGLLMILIAGLVFPAPAALAVNAPPDNTESSAAEHAAAQPEIAAKSAVVKPDTTSTAQTQPVAAAESEPPATPLVAPSAPETSPTSAAQTAAPQADADALTPPSAQAAAADSSTISPPKVLVSKVKIGPSAEEFVELYNAGNEAVNLKGWRLQFLKEGFTGGAREQTRILKDFDDAALKPGEFYAVRHSKNEALSEIREVFDDSYKSGSLAANGSVRLVTAAGEAADLIGWNKAAAFEKFAAKIDSKKQNVLQRCIGANVVRDSDNNADDFTAGNEFSLGQFINCAAPEPPNPPQPSQSSDPSPPDNPHEPAVPPNACANIKLTEIGANLDDQFIEIYNAGDTVANLNGCKLTTSSNKKQYGFGDSELAAHDFLTVNVKEAGLKLGKTTGTVRILNSSGETVDEIHYEKLPKNTSWSLVDDDWTATYAFTPGRGNVAELWLPCPVGKIRNELTGKCVKEKQTPVERELQPCQPWQYRNPETGHCKNYAKVATVKPCKDGQYRSEETGRCRSIAAAAAKVLKPCRDDQFRDPKTGRCKKIASADKTPKPCKDGWERNPETNRCRKKKSESVKLTSYPVESDTAAASSYAMWWAVGGITAAGSGYAGWEWRREITRLFRRIRLPWQK; translated from the coding sequence ATGAATGTAATGCGACGCGGACTACTTATGATACTGATTGCTGGACTGGTGTTTCCTGCGCCAGCAGCACTGGCGGTTAACGCGCCGCCTGACAATACGGAAAGTTCGGCAGCCGAACACGCAGCGGCGCAGCCGGAAATAGCCGCCAAATCTGCGGTTGTGAAGCCTGATACAACTTCTACGGCGCAAACTCAACCTGTTGCGGCAGCTGAATCTGAACCGCCGGCAACGCCGCTAGTTGCGCCGTCTGCGCCGGAAACTTCTCCTACGTCCGCAGCGCAAACTGCCGCACCGCAAGCAGATGCAGATGCGTTGACGCCGCCATCGGCTCAAGCTGCTGCCGCTGATTCATCTACAATCTCGCCGCCAAAGGTTCTCGTCTCGAAAGTAAAAATTGGTCCTAGCGCGGAAGAGTTTGTTGAATTGTATAATGCGGGCAACGAGGCGGTAAATCTGAAAGGTTGGCGGCTGCAATTCCTGAAAGAAGGTTTTACGGGCGGCGCGCGCGAACAGACGCGGATTTTGAAAGATTTTGACGATGCAGCACTGAAGCCTGGAGAATTTTATGCGGTGCGACACAGTAAAAATGAAGCACTCTCTGAAATTCGCGAAGTATTTGACGACAGTTATAAAAGCGGTTCGCTTGCTGCAAATGGTTCGGTGCGGCTCGTGACGGCGGCGGGCGAAGCGGCGGACTTGATCGGATGGAATAAAGCGGCAGCGTTTGAAAAGTTTGCTGCAAAGATTGATTCAAAAAAGCAAAATGTTTTGCAGCGCTGCATAGGCGCTAATGTCGTGCGCGATAGTGATAATAACGCGGATGATTTCACTGCCGGAAATGAATTTTCGCTTGGACAATTTATCAACTGCGCAGCGCCGGAGCCACCTAACCCGCCGCAGCCGAGCCAGTCTAGCGATCCATCGCCGCCTGATAATCCGCATGAGCCGGCAGTGCCGCCTAACGCTTGCGCTAACATAAAACTAACCGAAATCGGCGCTAATCTCGACGATCAATTTATTGAAATCTATAACGCGGGCGATACAGTAGCTAATCTAAACGGCTGCAAGCTAACGACAAGCAGCAACAAAAAGCAATATGGATTTGGCGACAGCGAGCTTGCGGCGCATGATTTTTTGACAGTAAACGTAAAAGAAGCCGGCTTAAAACTTGGCAAAACGACCGGTACAGTGCGAATACTGAATAGCAGCGGCGAAACGGTCGACGAAATCCACTACGAAAAATTACCAAAAAATACGTCGTGGAGTTTGGTTGATGATGATTGGACGGCGACGTACGCATTCACGCCCGGGCGCGGCAATGTCGCGGAGTTGTGGCTACCGTGTCCTGTCGGAAAAATTCGCAACGAGCTGACGGGAAAATGCGTTAAAGAAAAACAAACGCCAGTTGAGCGCGAGCTGCAGCCTTGCCAACCGTGGCAATACCGCAATCCTGAAACTGGTCATTGTAAAAATTACGCAAAAGTTGCAACGGTAAAGCCGTGTAAAGACGGGCAATACCGCAGCGAAGAAACGGGTCGTTGCCGTTCAATCGCGGCAGCAGCGGCAAAAGTACTTAAGCCATGCCGCGACGATCAGTTCCGCGACCCGAAAACTGGGCGTTGCAAAAAAATCGCGAGCGCCGATAAAACGCCGAAACCGTGCAAAGACGGCTGGGAGCGCAATCCTGAGACAAACCGCTGCCGCAAGAAGAAATCAGAAAGCGTAAAGTTAACATCGTACCCTGTTGAGTCAGACACGGCAGCTGCGTCAAGTTATGCGATGTGGTGGGCGGTCGGCGGCATCACGGCGGCAGGCTCGGGCTATGCCGGCTGGGAGTGGCGGCGCGAAATTACACGATTATTCCGGCGCATACGCTTGCCGTGGCAAAAATAA
- the ruvC gene encoding crossover junction endodeoxyribonuclease RuvC: MRIIGIDPGTGILGFGVIDAVRGRVKLVTAGVVTTPAHTPLPERLEEIYRSLTEIIAETKPQHMAIEKLFFTKNITTAISVAEARGVATLTGQQANLKIYEYTPNEIKKSIAGYGAAKKPQVQEMVRLQLGLTEVPKPDDCADALAAALTHAFMQRGHAV, translated from the coding sequence ATGCGTATTATTGGTATTGATCCCGGTACGGGCATTCTCGGATTTGGCGTGATCGACGCCGTGCGCGGACGCGTGAAGCTGGTGACGGCGGGCGTGGTGACGACGCCGGCGCATACGCCGCTGCCGGAGCGGCTTGAGGAGATTTACCGTAGTTTAACGGAAATCATCGCCGAGACGAAGCCGCAGCATATGGCGATCGAAAAGCTGTTTTTTACAAAAAATATTACGACAGCAATTAGCGTAGCGGAGGCGCGCGGCGTAGCGACGCTCACAGGACAGCAGGCGAATCTTAAGATTTATGAATACACGCCGAATGAAATCAAAAAATCGATCGCGGGCTATGGCGCGGCAAAAAAACCGCAAGTGCAGGAAATGGTGCGATTGCAATTAGGACTAACAGAAGTGCCGAAGCCAGACGATTGCGCCGATGCGCTGGCTGCGGCGCTGACGCACGCTTTTATGCAGCGCGGACACGCGGTATAA